Proteins co-encoded in one Clostridia bacterium genomic window:
- a CDS encoding substrate-binding domain-containing protein codes for MKKFIGYIPAVLFTAFYLIMSLTGASLIMPMILFWMICFWLSALLLHKGFFLGSVLGLIPAIYMIYMSTQYTGQVINIELPLGVILILFYGIYGVYVWKRRDELKTENKEIFIMVLKVILTIGVIFVSAYSALLSMLILSSEGINMIIALIGAFIIPSLLFALIWFKKRKKIFLIWLIIFVIYLIALGINYGMIKYDESITINTSPNIKVSEYFPFEEDSKIVKIDSKTLKLKDNLPKIDGAAALFPVYSAFVHAVYPDTVRLYDNEAFQYNNTPDGYKLLAEKQTDVFIGVYPSDEQKEYAKECNTTFKYTPIGNEAFVFFVHKDNPVENLTTEQIQGIYSGKITNWKQVGGKNEKIEAFQRNEGSGSQSMLKRFMGDVPIMDAPKELINDLMAGIIERVSNYKNRTNSIGFSFRFYVEGIIKNPDIKMVSIDGVKPSSENIKNGSYSVVTPIYAVTYEEQINENVDKLLDFILSDEGQYIIEETGYVGILSDF; via the coding sequence ATGAAAAAATTTATAGGATATATTCCTGCAGTTTTATTTACAGCCTTTTATCTTATTATGAGTTTAACAGGAGCAAGTTTAATAATGCCGATGATTTTATTCTGGATGATTTGCTTCTGGTTATCTGCTTTATTACTTCATAAAGGGTTCTTCTTAGGAAGTGTTTTAGGGTTAATTCCTGCAATATATATGATTTATATGAGTACACAGTATACGGGGCAAGTTATTAACATTGAACTTCCTCTTGGTGTTATACTGATACTCTTTTATGGAATATACGGCGTTTATGTATGGAAAAGGCGAGATGAACTAAAGACAGAGAATAAGGAGATATTTATTATGGTACTTAAAGTTATTTTAACAATAGGCGTAATTTTTGTCAGTGCGTATTCTGCCTTGTTATCAATGCTTATCCTTTCCTCAGAGGGAATAAATATGATTATAGCACTTATCGGAGCGTTTATTATTCCGTCTTTACTTTTTGCTTTAATCTGGTTTAAAAAGAGAAAGAAAATTTTTCTTATCTGGCTGATAATTTTTGTTATTTATCTTATAGCACTTGGTATTAACTATGGGATGATAAAATATGATGAAAGCATTACAATAAACACATCTCCAAACATAAAAGTTTCTGAGTATTTTCCGTTTGAGGAAGATTCAAAAATAGTAAAGATAGACAGTAAAACATTAAAGTTGAAAGATAATTTGCCGAAAATTGATGGTGCAGCGGCACTTTTTCCTGTGTATTCAGCATTTGTACATGCTGTTTATCCTGATACAGTAAGACTTTACGATAATGAGGCTTTTCAATATAATAACACACCTGATGGCTACAAACTTTTAGCCGAAAAACAAACGGATGTTTTTATCGGTGTGTACCCGTCGGATGAGCAGAAAGAATATGCAAAAGAATGTAATACAACATTTAAATACACACCTATAGGTAATGAAGCGTTTGTTTTCTTTGTGCATAAGGATAACCCTGTCGAAAATCTTACAACCGAGCAAATTCAGGGTATCTATTCAGGCAAGATAACAAACTGGAAACAAGTAGGCGGAAAAAATGAAAAAATTGAAGCGTTCCAGAGAAACGAAGGAAGCGGAAGCCAAAGTATGCTTAAAAGATTTATGGGAGATGTTCCTATAATGGATGCACCAAAAGAACTTATAAACGACTTAATGGCAGGTATTATAGAAAGAGTTTCCAACTATAAGAATAGGACTAATTCTATCGGTTTTTCTTTTAGATTTTATGTTGAGGGTATTATAAAAAACCCTGATATTAAAATGGTTTCTATTGACGGTGTAAAGCCAAGTAGTGAAAATATTAAAAACGGAAGTTACTCGGTAGTAACTCCAATATATGCAGTTACATATGAAGAGCAAATAAATGAAAATGTAGATAAACTTCTTGATTTTATATTATCAGACGAAGGACAATATATTATAGAAGAAACTGGATATGTAGGGATTTTATCTGACTTTTAA
- a CDS encoding S-layer homology domain-containing protein — translation MKKRILIIVLGVIILVIGSIAYFVINMDEGANVQNENTIKYIKSEEGYDYGSDTVYIARDKETNELIPFAIGPLDGYSYAFIQKNRDFTITKEPYNSPYNDLGEKYKYDSYIGEITSRGLLTGFEDGGFKPDNELTKAEMASAFAKLFNITGTDTKSCFKDVPENHWAKEQIMSLVERGIFKKSKNFNPDSSVTREEVVDMAFCMLSDFGMIDEEKDYDYSMWIDYEEITDYAKESFKILKANGYHIWYDLIDHDFMDTSDDEYYFYPKRSVTRIECCEFLYQFIRIFFNNNAPAIEREDAPQIEIPVLDGSTSTYPITQNIYSSYYHNSKNHPDFPKAHSKTVASYKRLIDGEVEMIFVPDAGEEVLKYAKEKNVKLKFVPIAKEALVFFTGTNNKVNNITTNQLHDIYVDNKITNWNEVGGDDGILAAYCRNEDSGSHAQMEKFILNGKQINENILKERTSIMMSSILTDVDDYNRNNDGNYAMGYSLFYYYLVNSSVLGPLDLKFLSIDGIAPTEETISDGTYPYTTNYYAVIRDGENNQKVDLFLELMQGKYGEMIAGQSGLGVRRYYGEFNVAN, via the coding sequence ATGAAAAAAAGAATATTGATCATAGTTTTAGGTGTAATAATCTTGGTTATAGGTAGTATAGCCTATTTTGTTATAAATATGGATGAAGGCGCAAATGTGCAAAATGAAAATACTATCAAATACATAAAATCAGAAGAAGGCTATGACTATGGCAGTGATACTGTATATATTGCAAGGGATAAGGAAACGAATGAGTTGATTCCTTTTGCAATAGGACCTCTTGACGGATACAGTTATGCTTTTATTCAAAAAAACAGAGACTTTACTATTACCAAAGAACCGTATAATTCACCTTATAACGATTTGGGAGAAAAATATAAATATGATTCCTATATAGGCGAAATTACTTCAAGAGGACTTTTAACAGGCTTTGAAGACGGTGGCTTTAAGCCTGATAATGAACTTACAAAAGCTGAAATGGCATCAGCCTTTGCAAAATTGTTCAATATTACGGGAACAGACACTAAATCTTGCTTTAAAGATGTGCCTGAGAACCATTGGGCAAAAGAACAAATTATGTCTCTTGTGGAAAGGGGCATATTTAAAAAGAGTAAAAATTTTAATCCCGATTCATCTGTTACCCGTGAAGAAGTTGTTGATATGGCTTTTTGTATGCTTTCCGATTTTGGAATGATTGATGAAGAAAAAGATTATGATTACTCTATGTGGATAGACTATGAGGAAATTACAGATTATGCCAAAGAGTCTTTTAAGATACTCAAGGCTAACGGATATCATATCTGGTATGACCTTATTGACCATGATTTTATGGATACCTCTGATGATGAATATTATTTCTATCCAAAAAGAAGTGTAACAAGAATTGAATGTTGTGAGTTCTTATATCAGTTTATTCGTATATTCTTTAATAATAATGCACCGGCAATAGAGCGTGAAGATGCTCCTCAAATAGAAATACCCGTTTTAGATGGGTCTACATCAACCTATCCAATAACACAGAATATATATAGTTCATATTACCATAACTCTAAAAATCATCCCGATTTTCCAAAAGCACACAGTAAAACAGTTGCATCATATAAACGCCTGATTGACGGAGAGGTTGAAATGATATTCGTTCCTGACGCAGGAGAAGAGGTATTAAAATATGCAAAAGAAAAGAATGTAAAACTTAAGTTTGTACCGATTGCAAAAGAGGCACTTGTTTTCTTTACCGGAACAAATAATAAGGTTAATAATATTACCACTAATCAACTTCACGATATTTATGTTGATAACAAAATAACAAATTGGAATGAAGTTGGCGGAGATGATGGTATTCTTGCTGCTTATTGCAGAAATGAAGATAGCGGAAGCCATGCTCAAATGGAAAAGTTTATTCTTAACGGAAAACAAATAAATGAAAATATATTAAAGGAACGCACTTCTATTATGATGTCAAGTATTCTTACAGATGTTGATGATTATAACAGAAATAATGATGGTAATTATGCTATGGGGTATAGTTTGTTCTATTACTATTTAGTAAATTCTTCTGTGCTTGGTCCGCTTGATTTAAAATTCTTAAGTATCGACGGTATAGCACCAACTGAAGAAACTATTTCAGATGGAACCTACCCATATACAACAAATTACTATGCAGTAATTCGTGATGGCGAAAATAATCAGAAAGTTGATTTATTTTTAGAGTTAATGCAAGGCAAATATGGTGAAATGATTGCCGGACAAAGTGGATTAGGTGTCAGAAGATACTATGGTGAATTTAATGTTGCAAATTAA